One genomic segment of Candidatus Neomarinimicrobiota bacterium includes these proteins:
- a CDS encoding rhodanese-like domain-containing protein has protein sequence MVDVRTEGEYFGNLGHIEGSILIPLNELSNRILELEKYKSKEIIMVCRSGNRSGQATKFLNNNGYNALNMIGGMIKWNSIK, from the coding sequence ATGGTAGATGTAAGGACTGAAGGTGAATATTTTGGAAATTTAGGCCATATTGAAGGATCAATCCTTATTCCTTTGAATGAATTATCTAATAGAATTCTTGAATTGGAAAAATATAAATCAAAGGAAATTATCATGGTTTGTCGTTCTGGGAATAGATCTGGTCAGGCAACAAAATTTTTGAATAATAATGGGTATAATGCTTTAAATATGATTGGAGGTATGATCAAATGGAATTCGATAAAATAA
- a CDS encoding sigma-70 family RNA polymerase sigma factor, producing MTNLTYNEAHLVKKAKAGEQWAIAALVENHSSKVYNLALRLMQNQEDAEDVLQETFLVFMDKIHSFKGNASIGTWLYRIGTNVALGKLRVKDYIDRDISIHDPGFESLKGYEIRNWPDHPENELDPESFNECLKKALQTLSEDYQFVFVLRDLEGLSTKETAKLLKITESNVKVRLMRARLFLRDQLAKKLKCVERREYE from the coding sequence TTGACTAATCTTACTTATAATGAAGCCCATTTGGTCAAAAAGGCGAAAGCGGGGGAACAATGGGCCATAGCAGCATTAGTGGAAAATCATTCATCAAAAGTTTACAATTTGGCATTGCGCCTTATGCAAAATCAGGAAGATGCAGAGGATGTTCTTCAGGAAACTTTCTTGGTTTTTATGGATAAGATTCATTCATTTAAAGGGAATGCTTCAATTGGAACATGGTTGTATCGTATCGGTACGAATGTGGCTTTGGGTAAGTTGCGTGTAAAGGATTATATCGATCGGGATATATCCATTCACGATCCCGGCTTTGAGTCGCTTAAAGGATATGAGATTAGGAATTGGCCAGATCACCCTGAAAATGAATTGGATCCTGAATCATTTAATGAATGCCTGAAAAAAGCACTTCAAACTCTTTCAGAAGATTATCAATTTGTTTTTGTTTTAAGAGATTTGGAAGGATTATCCACCAAAGAAACAGCAAAATTATTAAAGATAACTGAATCAAACGTAAAAGTAAGACTCATGCGTGCGCGGCTTTTTTTAAGAGATCAGTTAGCCAAAAAATTAAAATGTGTAGAAAGGCGCGAATATGAGTGA
- a CDS encoding GMC family oxidoreductase: MSIDYDYIIIGSGFGGSVSALRLSEKGYKVLVIEKGKWWRASDFPKTIWNLRKWMWAPILRLFGFFQLTYYRHVGILAGVGVGGGSLVYANTLPVPKQSFYNSGSWGRLSDWETELKEYYTLALKMLGANHNPRMEPGDQALKELAKDLGKEDQFHPTNVSVYFGQPGETVPDPYFDGKGPDRTGCIYCGGCMVGCRYDSKNTLDKNYLYLAQQHGAKIQAESKVTDVRPFGEKGERGYTVSWQSSTGMMFKKSGSVKAGGVVFSGGVLGTVKLLLSLMRSSLPKLSQKVGSMVRTNSEALMPVTALDKTTDYSKGIAIGSILHTGDHTHVEPVRYSKGSGIWRLIMLPRVSGNNLIIRLTKIIWDFIRHPIQNLKVLIVDDWAQRTQVMLFMQTLDSTLQLKKGRFGSWMRSGIEDGKKPTPFINEADELIEKYAKKVNGKAMMPNNEALFGIPTTAHILGGACMGENINEGVIDKNNRIFGYENMFVCDGSMISANPGVNPSLTITAITERAMSKIPHK; the protein is encoded by the coding sequence ATGAGTATTGATTATGACTATATCATAATCGGTTCCGGATTTGGTGGTTCTGTTTCTGCCCTTCGACTTTCAGAAAAGGGGTATAAGGTATTGGTCATAGAAAAGGGGAAATGGTGGCGTGCCTCAGACTTTCCCAAAACTATCTGGAATTTAAGAAAATGGATGTGGGCACCCATCCTGCGTTTATTCGGTTTTTTTCAACTGACTTATTATCGTCACGTGGGTATCCTTGCCGGTGTGGGAGTGGGTGGTGGTTCTTTGGTTTATGCCAATACATTACCGGTCCCAAAACAATCATTTTATAATAGCGGCAGTTGGGGGAGACTGTCTGATTGGGAAACCGAATTAAAAGAGTATTACACATTGGCATTAAAAATGTTAGGTGCCAATCATAATCCCCGGATGGAACCCGGCGACCAAGCACTAAAAGAATTAGCGAAGGATTTAGGGAAGGAAGACCAATTTCATCCAACCAATGTATCTGTTTATTTTGGCCAGCCGGGCGAAACCGTTCCAGATCCCTACTTCGATGGGAAAGGCCCTGACCGCACAGGATGTATCTATTGTGGCGGTTGTATGGTGGGCTGCCGTTATGACTCTAAAAACACACTTGATAAGAATTATTTATATTTGGCCCAACAACATGGTGCCAAAATCCAGGCTGAATCCAAGGTGACGGATGTGAGACCATTCGGTGAAAAAGGAGAACGGGGATATACAGTTTCATGGCAATCTTCCACTGGAATGATGTTTAAGAAATCGGGATCGGTTAAAGCTGGAGGAGTTGTTTTTTCCGGTGGTGTGTTGGGGACTGTCAAATTGCTTTTGTCACTTATGAGGTCATCCCTGCCAAAACTTTCACAAAAGGTTGGTTCCATGGTGCGCACCAATTCGGAGGCCCTAATGCCCGTAACGGCGTTGGATAAAACGACTGATTATTCTAAAGGAATTGCAATCGGTTCTATCCTCCATACAGGGGATCATACCCATGTTGAACCGGTGCGCTATTCTAAAGGCTCGGGGATTTGGAGGCTGATTATGCTGCCCCGGGTTAGTGGTAATAATTTAATAATCCGGTTGACGAAAATAATTTGGGATTTCATTCGGCACCCTATTCAAAATTTAAAAGTTTTGATTGTCGATGATTGGGCTCAGCGAACACAGGTGATGCTATTTATGCAGACATTGGATAGTACACTTCAATTAAAAAAAGGCCGTTTTGGTTCATGGATGCGTAGTGGAATTGAAGATGGAAAAAAGCCCACGCCCTTCATTAATGAAGCAGATGAGTTGATTGAAAAATATGCTAAAAAGGTGAATGGCAAAGCTATGATGCCCAATAATGAAGCACTATTCGGAATCCCTACAACAGCCCATATCCTTGGAGGTGCTTGTATGGGTGAAAATATTAATGAGGGTGTTATCGATAAGAATAACCGCATCTTCGGATATGAGAATATGTTTGTTTGCGACGGCTCCATGATTTCTGCCAATCCCGGTGTAAATCCATCTTTAACTATTACTGCCATTACTGAACGCGCAATGAGTAAAATTCCCCATAAATAA
- a CDS encoding MATE family efflux transporter yields MNGTENNGSRLESFLENPSKGLWTLAIPIMAGMGIHTLYTIVDMIFIGRLGGDAIAAVAFNMPLFFLVLGLSFGVGSGVTASIARFIGARDKVSADNTAEHAVALGLIISIILTTLGLIYGPDLLQRLGATEAVLPLSWDYLKISLFGLPFMIFSTFFRSILSGEGDMKLPMMVAGLGTILNIILDPIFIFTLGFGVGGAAMASAISQAIVFCIFVYMLFVKEHAYVRFRMRDFSPSMFIIRDIIRVGFPASMSMIIMAFGQLVFNRILVHFSTDAVAAYQVGGRLDMLIFLPIMAIASALTTLVGMFYGAKEFDKIKYIAKYGITRSVIITTILSTLLYIFAPQVVNGFTNEISINSIAVTYLRYICLVYPLIAIGMTIGRILQGLGKGLPMLVITSIRVLGLTAPLALFFTMVMNKPIEWVWYAMIISTVVAVSLSLIWLKIAFKDLKRS; encoded by the coding sequence ATGAATGGCACAGAAAACAATGGTTCACGTCTAGAATCCTTCTTAGAAAATCCTTCTAAAGGGTTATGGACCTTGGCAATTCCTATCATGGCGGGAATGGGAATTCATACTTTATATACAATCGTGGATATGATATTCATCGGCCGTTTAGGTGGTGATGCCATCGCCGCAGTGGCCTTTAATATGCCCTTATTTTTCCTTGTTCTCGGATTATCTTTTGGCGTTGGAAGCGGTGTAACAGCATCCATAGCAAGATTCATCGGTGCAAGAGATAAAGTTTCAGCCGATAATACAGCCGAGCATGCGGTTGCATTGGGATTAATTATCAGCATAATCTTAACCACATTGGGGTTGATCTACGGTCCGGACTTATTACAGCGATTAGGAGCCACAGAAGCGGTTTTACCTTTAAGCTGGGACTATTTGAAAATCAGCCTGTTTGGGCTTCCCTTCATGATATTTTCCACTTTTTTCCGATCAATTCTTTCGGGAGAAGGAGATATGAAACTTCCCATGATGGTGGCGGGATTGGGGACAATTTTAAACATCATTTTAGACCCCATATTTATTTTCACCCTTGGATTTGGTGTGGGCGGCGCTGCCATGGCTTCTGCCATCAGCCAAGCGATTGTATTCTGCATTTTTGTCTATATGCTTTTTGTAAAAGAACACGCTTATGTCCGCTTCAGAATGAGAGATTTCTCACCTTCCATGTTTATTATTAGAGATATCATTCGGGTTGGATTTCCCGCATCCATGTCCATGATTATTATGGCATTTGGTCAATTAGTGTTTAACCGAATCTTGGTGCATTTTTCAACTGACGCTGTGGCGGCATACCAAGTTGGCGGCCGGCTGGATATGTTGATCTTTTTACCCATAATGGCAATTGCATCAGCATTGACAACTTTGGTGGGAATGTTTTATGGCGCCAAAGAATTTGACAAAATTAAATATATTGCAAAGTACGGCATTACCCGTTCGGTGATCATTACTACAATCCTCTCGACACTTTTATATATTTTTGCACCCCAGGTTGTTAATGGTTTTACAAATGAAATTTCAATCAATTCTATTGCGGTAACATACCTTCGTTATATTTGTTTAGTCTATCCATTGATCGCTATTGGTATGACCATTGGCCGAATCCTACAGGGGTTGGGTAAAGGATTACCCATGTTGGTTATTACTTCCATCCGCGTTTTGGGATTGACCGCGCCCCTGGCTTTGTTTTTTACCATGGTTATGAACAAACCTATCGAATGGGTTTGGTATGCCATGATCATATCAACCGTTGTGGCTGTTTCTCTCTCGTTGATTTGGTTAAAAATTGCATTCAAAGATTTGAAAAGGAGTTAA
- a CDS encoding molybdopterin-dependent oxidoreductase: MKDIQTHYRTCNLCEAMCGLVITTDIGQIKTITGDEKDPLSRGHICPKALAYKDLHEDPDRLKFPMKKTTSGWEQVSWAEAFDMVAEKLAGIQDKYG; this comes from the coding sequence ATGAAGGATATTCAGACACATTATAGAACCTGCAACTTGTGTGAAGCCATGTGCGGGTTGGTTATCACAACCGATATTGGCCAAATAAAAACAATTACCGGGGATGAAAAAGATCCTTTAAGCCGAGGGCACATCTGTCCAAAAGCGCTGGCTTATAAGGACCTCCATGAGGACCCGGATCGATTGAAATTTCCAATGAAAAAAACAACTTCAGGATGGGAGCAAGTTTCCTGGGCGGAGGCATTCGATATGGTGGCCGAAAAATTGGCTGGTATCCAGGATAAATATGG
- a CDS encoding DUF1254 domain-containing protein has protein sequence MWVGLEIVVRKLDRDLEAAKTYVEECGERWKNGVFYINPSCLSNKFFAHKPNPDFLYYLIPYDLSNGDLYISTPVPSDDRYWLIHAHNRNTDIDNDKFELLITRDKSKTADIPIALATSKKGVILNQLVMKYFSEY, from the coding sequence ATCTGGGTTGGGCTCGAGATTGTAGTTCGTAAACTTGATAGAGATTTAGAGGCTGCTAAAACGTACGTCGAGGAGTGTGGGGAACGATGGAAAAACGGTGTATTCTATATCAACCCATCTTGTCTTTCAAATAAATTCTTTGCTCATAAACCAAATCCTGATTTTTTATATTACCTTATTCCTTACGATTTAAGCAATGGGGATTTATATATTTCTACGCCAGTACCATCAGATGATCGATATTGGTTAATTCATGCACACAACAGAAACACTGATATAGATAACGACAAATTCGAATTGTTAATCACGAGGGATAAAAGTAAAACTGCCGATATTCCTATTGCCCTTGCTACCTCTAAAAAAGGTGTTATTTTAAATCAACTGGTGATGAAATATTTTTCTGAATATTAA
- a CDS encoding DUF302 domain-containing protein: protein MGMDAAEEKVRATLQSQGFGILTEIDVKSTFKKKLNIDFKPYKILGACNPNIAFQALSEELEIGLLLPCNVVIWGNDDDTVTVSAIDAKKMLSVTGRDDLEELSAQVNNSLRAAIDAI, encoded by the coding sequence ATGGGGATGGATGCAGCAGAAGAAAAAGTGAGAGCAACATTGCAATCTCAGGGATTTGGTATACTCACAGAAATTGATGTAAAATCTACATTTAAGAAAAAACTAAATATAGATTTTAAACCATATAAAATTTTAGGTGCTTGCAATCCAAACATTGCCTTTCAGGCTTTGTCGGAAGAACTGGAGATTGGACTATTGTTACCATGTAATGTCGTTATCTGGGGTAATGATGACGATACTGTAACTGTTTCTGCAATTGATGCAAAAAAAATGTTATCGGTCACAGGGCGTGATGACTTAGAAGAATTATCCGCACAAGTAAATAACTCCCTTCGCGCAGCAATAGATGCCATATGA
- a CDS encoding DUF1214 domain-containing protein, with the protein MIDDEKEKLSGDNDYILSGFPPNSPYWSFVIYDFDNRRIEPFEETVANSYQTPIKKNGSYEITLTKHPDNYPGKQVINHAGANFSIIMRIYGPILKYYTDKESIPVGSIKKVKYNG; encoded by the coding sequence ATGATAGATGACGAAAAAGAAAAACTCTCAGGTGACAATGATTATATACTAAGTGGTTTCCCACCAAATTCTCCTTATTGGAGTTTTGTAATTTACGATTTTGATAACCGTAGAATAGAACCCTTTGAAGAAACCGTCGCCAATTCCTATCAGACACCAATCAAAAAAAATGGATCATATGAAATAACATTAACTAAGCATCCAGATAATTACCCTGGGAAGCAAGTCATCAACCATGCGGGTGCTAATTTTTCTATAATTATGCGTATTTACGGTCCAATCCTCAAATATTATACAGATAAAGAATCTATACCTGTGGGCAGTATTAAGAAGGTTAAATACAATGGGTAA
- a CDS encoding zinc ribbon domain-containing protein produces the protein MFDFKCGSCGNLFEELVFSSEIHNSEIKCPECGMFESKKQLSAPAVSVGSLYTASRSTSGCGPPVGSGFG, from the coding sequence ATGTTCGATTTTAAATGTGGATCCTGTGGTAATCTTTTTGAAGAGTTGGTCTTTTCCAGTGAGATTCATAATTCAGAAATAAAATGCCCAGAATGCGGTATGTTTGAATCCAAAAAACAATTATCGGCCCCGGCAGTTTCAGTTGGATCTTTATATACTGCATCCCGTTCTACTTCAGGATGTGGTCCGCCTGTTGGATCTGGGTTTGGATGA
- a CDS encoding MBL fold metallo-hydrolase, with translation MGFTSPSFQTIQVNNNILKELSFEDKQGFLDANKGFIAKSSKMQIHHKNAQSVVWDLPAYEFIKGEAPHSVNPSLWRQEKLNNIHGLFEVTDGVFQLRGYDLSNMTIIEGKNGWIVVDPLTSTETAEKAIELFRTHLGEEPISAIIFTHSHIDHFGGVSALGEKLDIPIIAPLGFIREATSENIMTGISMWRRSLYMFGELLPRSDRGHIGSGLGKNPAFGTFSILEPTDFISKTGQQMIIDGVEFVFQLALDSEAPSELTFYLPEKKAFCGAEVLSNTMHNIYTLRGAKVRDALKWSQYIDEAMDLFGDMEVYFGSHHWPKWGNAQIFEFMKNQRDTYKYIHDQTIRMANNGATPNEIAENIKLPKSLESKFYNRGYYGNIKQNAKAVFQYYFGWYDGNPAHLDPLPPVDLAKRYVDFMGGESSLITKAKASYDDGEYRWAVEVLNHLVFAKPSNKNARELLAKCYDQLGYQAEAGPWRDNYLSGAYELRHGSIEDGIDIADMAGIFKHTPVSEFFNSMAVRLNGPKAEGKNLIVNVIFSDTNESYTLTIENAVFHHRQYSPTSRENATLKITHELFLQMIMKQVSIKETLFSDDLEVDGSIMDLVQFFRLFDNPTGTFKLVTP, from the coding sequence ATGGGCTTTACAAGTCCATCGTTTCAAACAATTCAAGTAAATAATAACATTTTAAAGGAACTTTCATTTGAAGATAAACAGGGCTTTTTAGATGCAAATAAGGGATTTATTGCAAAGAGTTCTAAAATGCAGATTCATCATAAAAATGCACAAAGTGTGGTGTGGGATTTGCCAGCATATGAATTTATAAAGGGAGAAGCGCCTCATAGTGTAAATCCAAGTTTGTGGAGGCAGGAAAAGCTTAATAATATTCATGGTTTATTTGAGGTGACAGATGGGGTATTTCAATTAAGGGGATATGATCTGTCCAATATGACTATTATTGAGGGAAAAAACGGTTGGATAGTAGTTGATCCCTTAACATCTACAGAGACGGCAGAAAAGGCAATAGAGTTATTTAGAACACATTTAGGAGAGGAGCCTATTTCTGCAATCATTTTTACCCATAGTCATATTGATCATTTTGGTGGGGTTTCAGCTTTGGGTGAAAAATTAGATATCCCAATAATTGCCCCTTTGGGGTTTATTAGAGAAGCCACAAGTGAAAATATTATGACTGGGATCAGTATGTGGCGACGATCATTATATATGTTTGGTGAATTGTTACCTCGTTCTGATCGTGGACATATTGGGTCAGGTCTAGGGAAAAACCCTGCATTTGGTACGTTTAGTATCCTTGAGCCAACCGATTTTATTTCGAAGACAGGTCAGCAGATGATTATTGATGGAGTAGAATTTGTATTTCAATTGGCACTAGATTCGGAAGCACCATCTGAACTCACATTTTATCTTCCAGAAAAAAAAGCTTTTTGTGGTGCAGAAGTTTTATCTAATACTATGCATAATATATATACTTTGAGAGGTGCAAAAGTTCGTGATGCACTGAAATGGAGTCAATATATAGATGAAGCCATGGATTTATTTGGAGATATGGAAGTGTATTTTGGGAGCCACCATTGGCCCAAATGGGGAAATGCCCAAATATTTGAGTTTATGAAAAACCAAAGAGATACGTATAAATATATACATGATCAGACGATTCGAATGGCCAATAATGGTGCCACACCAAATGAAATTGCTGAAAACATTAAACTCCCCAAATCTCTTGAATCTAAATTTTATAATCGGGGTTATTATGGAAATATTAAACAGAATGCAAAAGCTGTTTTTCAATATTATTTTGGGTGGTATGATGGGAACCCAGCCCACTTAGATCCATTGCCGCCCGTGGATCTTGCGAAAAGATATGTAGATTTTATGGGAGGGGAGTCGTCCTTAATCACTAAAGCAAAGGCATCCTATGATGACGGAGAATACAGATGGGCTGTGGAAGTGCTAAATCATTTGGTTTTTGCCAAACCTAGTAATAAAAATGCCCGTGAATTATTGGCAAAATGTTATGATCAACTTGGGTATCAGGCTGAAGCTGGCCCTTGGAGGGATAATTATCTCTCTGGCGCTTACGAGTTACGTCATGGTTCAATAGAGGATGGCATTGATATAGCTGATATGGCTGGAATATTTAAACATACACCCGTTTCTGAATTTTTCAACTCAATGGCTGTTAGATTAAATGGTCCCAAAGCTGAAGGAAAAAATTTGATAGTTAATGTCATTTTTTCAGATACCAATGAAAGCTATACACTCACCATAGAAAATGCTGTATTCCATCATCGCCAATACAGTCCAACCTCAAGAGAGAATGCGACACTCAAGATTACTCATGAATTATTTTTACAAATGATTATGAAGCAGGTGAGTATCAAAGAAACCCTATTTTCAGATGATTTAGAAGTTGATGGGAGCATAATGGATTTAGTACAGTTTTTTAGGTTGTTTGACAATCCTACAGGCACATTTAAATTAGTTACACCATGA